One Acinetobacter pullicarnis genomic region harbors:
- a CDS encoding MFS transporter — protein MSKQQQIQQDASWGELLSGKNGLRTLALTGGVALHAINIYIVTTILPSIVQDIGGMQYYAWNTTLFVISSIIGSALAAQILAQLTPRSAYLLGLIIFALGSIWCGLASNMPLLLVGRVLQGLGGGILLALSYALIRIVFEQRLWSRAMGITSGMWGIATLVGPAIGGLFAQYGHWRWAFWSVVPIALFIAVIVIVQMNVQQQRSQSKIAIPFAQIGFLVLSIGLLSLMSLTHQLWLNVIGILAVIFCIIAIAKIDAKSTTKLMPTGAYTLKHPIGLIFMVMILMIAGLATEVYLPYFLQVIQQTTPLTAGYLTAIMAGGWTLGAFITANKTATQVTKILRYSPVLIIAALMALAIFIPMPNLLDMGGLLILFIIALISVGLGIGLCWPHLAIHVFNAANKGEENLASSSVVTVQLFAMALATAIAGIIVNNAGITAPGGVEGTRHAAMWLFALFSIAPLLALMLVRRIK, from the coding sequence ATGAGTAAACAACAGCAGATCCAGCAAGATGCGTCATGGGGTGAGTTACTAAGCGGTAAAAATGGATTACGAACGTTGGCATTAACTGGCGGTGTAGCCTTACATGCCATTAATATTTATATTGTGACCACCATTTTACCGAGTATTGTGCAAGATATTGGCGGGATGCAATATTATGCTTGGAATACCACCTTATTTGTTATTAGTTCAATTATTGGTTCTGCACTTGCCGCACAAATATTAGCGCAATTAACACCACGCTCAGCCTATTTACTTGGGTTGATCATATTTGCACTGGGTTCGATTTGGTGTGGTTTAGCCAGCAATATGCCTTTACTACTGGTGGGTCGTGTATTACAAGGCTTGGGTGGCGGTATTTTATTGGCACTCAGTTATGCATTAATCCGAATTGTGTTTGAACAGCGGCTCTGGTCAAGGGCAATGGGAATTACCTCGGGGATGTGGGGGATTGCAACCTTGGTCGGTCCTGCAATTGGTGGTTTGTTTGCACAATATGGCCATTGGCGGTGGGCATTTTGGTCGGTTGTACCAATCGCATTATTCATTGCAGTGATTGTTATTGTTCAAATGAACGTGCAGCAACAACGTAGTCAAAGCAAAATCGCGATTCCTTTTGCGCAAATTGGTTTTTTAGTTTTGAGCATTGGATTACTCAGTTTAATGAGCTTAACCCATCAACTTTGGTTGAATGTCATCGGTATTTTAGCCGTGATTTTTTGTATTATCGCGATTGCCAAAATTGATGCAAAAAGTACCACCAAGTTAATGCCTACAGGTGCTTATACATTGAAACATCCTATTGGGCTGATCTTTATGGTGATGATTTTAATGATTGCGGGTCTCGCGACCGAAGTTTATCTGCCTTATTTTTTGCAAGTGATACAGCAAACTACACCATTAACAGCTGGATATTTGACAGCGATTATGGCCGGTGGTTGGACTTTAGGTGCATTTATTACCGCCAATAAGACGGCAACCCAAGTCACAAAAATTCTTCGTTATTCACCAGTATTGATTATTGCTGCCTTGATGGCTTTGGCAATCTTTATCCCAATGCCGAATTTATTAGACATGGGTGGACTGCTGATTTTATTTATTATCGCTTTGATCTCGGTTGGACTGGGGATTGGGCTTTGCTGGCCGCATCTGGCGATTCATGTATTCAATGCTGCGAATAAAGGTGAGGAGAATCTTGCCTCTTCATCTGTCGTCACCGTCCAACTGTTTGCGATGGCTTTAGCAACCGCAATAGCAGGGATCATCGTCAATAATGCCGGTATTACCGCACCTGGCGGTGTGGAAGGTACTCGTCATGCAGCCATGTGGTTATTTGCGCTGTTCTCGATTGCACCATTGCTGGCACTTATGTTGGTTCGACGAATTAAATAG
- a CDS encoding S8 family serine peptidase gives MEFHLFLKTVLTIAISTLFAGCGGGGASSPNIVTHLPSDSAPHPIRSPIDVVTPRPPVATIDLPLSTVPEGLKRPEAVIPNPPLSKLQPEDRAPDPPPSVFVYDRDQYAVPEPNTAENKVKVGVMDTGVRVNDYLKHAVQKVFSYDEDKRTTKITTITDLTEANLDLQDISEIYHGTLVAEVIAAKPLEGSAAIAGLATDIAQLYAVRTTNPEGIGFVSTHMQAMSDLNEKYGVKLFNLSGGTPELNPEYKAIMNEYAAKLVNRNTLLVLAAGNDGKQVPHGESLLPVTNPQLEKGFLVVTGLNLDGSDLHHDRQEGGSWCGDAARWCMATDYYYGPIYSDKQSRLIMFAGTSASAPKVTATAAMIWSKYPWLTADQIRQVLLTTSRYLDDGSGGNLLYNKKFGWGALHIEDALKGPKRFSQIFAENFEADVTTNTAIFSNNINGDAGLTKTGMGTLVMAGASTYQGATTINAGKLQVTGGITSNVLVNKNGALSGRGTVGSVLNHGVVSTHDGRLTMNGDFKQTREGTLAYSLHHFLTVDGQATLDGALEVSAKDQAMVTKGVHDVLYAKGIDGVFTTHTATSPFLQLKGMTKTSNKVSVEVDFADARSAGMVSGGISIASGELLNQLMRKANSQALAGEQTKLTDYIAQVQQTPNRRAAQALLNSNSGAFFAETPSILLRNDTLVNAQLTQRNHQVMRQGITGVWAVGSFLESTNKATGWDTVNSKMNVITAGADTKVFAQTIIGAYISNLSEKSKYTASMGTSQAKLTALGLYAQWKAETPFYIATHLKYGFGDIQFKRTVTNAIQSESSTAKSDIDKYGLYTELGYGLNQNQMSISPYIALSHNRVSLDELKESSAYGVSIGDLSAKENKGHAGIRFDYALSKHLLLGGYTEYAYAFDRNLPKVDLSSNLDRDITVVYNAPAFDKDYFLYGIGFNYLSDKSSWNIFGDLAGNAINSGDYQAQLGLKYRF, from the coding sequence ATGGAATTCCATCTATTTTTGAAAACGGTTTTAACTATAGCAATCAGTACTCTTTTTGCAGGTTGTGGTGGTGGGGGCGCATCATCGCCAAACATTGTTACTCATCTACCGAGTGACAGCGCACCACATCCAATTAGATCACCAATTGACGTGGTTACGCCACGACCACCCGTTGCGACAATTGATTTACCTCTCAGCACCGTGCCAGAAGGACTGAAACGGCCAGAAGCAGTTATTCCCAATCCACCTTTAAGTAAATTACAACCTGAGGATCGTGCGCCAGATCCACCGCCATCTGTATTTGTCTATGACCGGGATCAATACGCTGTTCCTGAGCCCAACACTGCGGAGAACAAAGTAAAAGTGGGGGTGATGGATACTGGCGTTCGTGTGAATGATTATTTGAAACATGCCGTACAAAAGGTATTTAGTTATGATGAAGATAAACGAACGACAAAAATAACCACGATTACGGATCTGACGGAAGCGAATCTTGATCTGCAAGATATTAGTGAGATATATCATGGGACTTTGGTGGCAGAGGTTATTGCTGCTAAACCTCTTGAAGGGTCTGCTGCAATTGCTGGTTTAGCCACAGATATTGCTCAACTTTATGCGGTTCGTACCACCAATCCAGAGGGGATTGGTTTTGTCAGTACCCATATGCAAGCAATGTCAGATTTAAATGAAAAATATGGGGTGAAACTGTTTAATCTGTCTGGCGGTACACCAGAGTTAAACCCAGAATACAAAGCCATAATGAATGAATATGCAGCTAAATTGGTGAATCGTAATACATTGCTTGTTTTAGCAGCGGGCAATGATGGGAAACAAGTACCTCATGGTGAAAGTTTATTACCCGTTACGAATCCTCAGCTTGAAAAAGGTTTTTTGGTAGTGACCGGTTTAAACCTTGACGGTAGCGATCTGCACCATGATAGGCAAGAAGGTGGAAGTTGGTGTGGCGATGCTGCACGTTGGTGCATGGCAACTGATTATTATTATGGACCAATTTATAGTGATAAACAAAGTCGATTAATCATGTTTGCAGGAACTTCAGCTTCTGCGCCGAAAGTAACGGCAACAGCTGCAATGATTTGGTCTAAATATCCATGGCTGACAGCAGATCAGATACGCCAAGTCCTACTCACGACATCACGTTATTTGGATGATGGCTCAGGGGGAAATCTGTTATATAACAAAAAATTTGGTTGGGGTGCGCTGCATATTGAGGATGCATTAAAAGGCCCGAAACGTTTTAGTCAAATCTTTGCTGAAAATTTTGAGGCAGATGTAACTACAAATACTGCTATTTTTTCAAATAATATAAACGGTGATGCAGGCCTAACTAAAACAGGAATGGGTACCTTAGTGATGGCGGGTGCAAGCACTTATCAAGGGGCAACGACGATTAATGCAGGAAAATTACAAGTCACTGGTGGTATTACTTCAAACGTGTTGGTCAATAAAAATGGTGCTTTGTCCGGGCGCGGTACAGTCGGTTCAGTGCTGAATCATGGGGTAGTGTCAACCCATGATGGTCGTTTAACGATGAATGGAGATTTTAAACAGACTCGTGAAGGGACTTTGGCGTATAGCCTACATCACTTTTTAACTGTTGATGGTCAGGCAACACTGGATGGCGCTTTGGAAGTCTCTGCAAAAGATCAGGCCATGGTGACCAAAGGCGTTCACGATGTGCTCTATGCCAAAGGCATTGATGGCGTCTTTACAACGCATACAGCGACGAGTCCATTTTTGCAACTTAAAGGGATGACAAAGACCTCGAATAAAGTATCTGTCGAGGTAGATTTTGCTGATGCAAGATCAGCCGGAATGGTGAGTGGCGGTATTTCGATAGCTTCGGGGGAGTTGCTCAATCAACTTATGCGCAAGGCCAATAGTCAAGCCTTAGCAGGTGAGCAGACTAAGCTCACCGATTACATCGCACAAGTACAACAAACTCCCAATCGCAGGGCAGCACAAGCGCTTTTAAACTCAAATTCAGGCGCATTCTTTGCTGAAACGCCATCCATATTATTGCGTAACGATACCTTGGTAAATGCTCAACTTACACAACGTAATCATCAAGTGATGCGGCAGGGTATAACAGGTGTATGGGCAGTGGGCAGTTTTCTTGAAAGCACCAATAAAGCGACGGGTTGGGACACGGTGAATTCAAAGATGAACGTAATCACCGCAGGTGCGGATACGAAAGTTTTTGCGCAGACCATAATCGGGGCGTATATATCCAATCTCAGTGAAAAGTCAAAATACACGGCTTCAATGGGGACAAGTCAGGCGAAACTCACAGCGCTTGGTTTGTATGCGCAATGGAAAGCTGAAACACCATTTTATATTGCTACACATTTAAAATATGGTTTTGGCGATATTCAGTTTAAACGCACGGTAACCAATGCGATTCAATCTGAATCAAGTACAGCCAAATCTGATATAGATAAATATGGTCTTTATACTGAACTCGGTTATGGCTTAAATCAAAATCAAATGTCGATTAGTCCTTATATAGCGCTGAGTCATAATCGTGTGTCATTAGATGAGTTAAAAGAGTCAAGCGCTTATGGTGTTTCTATTGGTGATTTAAGTGCAAAAGAAAATAAAGGCCATGCTGGTATTCGTTTTGACTATGCCTTATCCAAACATTTACTGCTTGGTGGTTATACCGAATATGCTTATGCATTTGATCGTAATCTTCCCAAGGTCGATTTGTCCTCAAATCTCGATCGGGATATTACCGTGGTGTATAACGCGCCAGCATTTGATAAAGATTATTTTCTCTATGGCATAGGTTTTAATTATCTCAGCGATAAATCAAGTTGGAATATATTCGGTGATCTTGCAGGGAATGCGATTAATTCGGGCGACTATCAAGCGCAACTTGGCTTGAAATACAGGTTTTAA
- a CDS encoding aspartate ammonia-lyase, which translates to MNIQIKTRTEKDLLGYKEIPADYYFGIQTYRAVENFNLSQSKLSHFPLFIKALALVKLACAESNFKLNKLPENKYNAIKYACDQLTQGAFHEQFPIDMIQGGAGTSTNMNANEVIANIGLEYLQQTKGDYQYLHPNNDVNMSQSTNDVYPTSIKLGLLFALDQFNTPFTNLIQSFRAKSEEFSDILKMGRTQLQDAVPMTLGQEFAAFATTLQNDLNKINQIMPEALSVVNLGGTAIGTGINTEVEYREQAISALSRITQKNISSSPDLIEATSDMGDFVLLSSLLKRTATKLSKIANDLRLLSSGPRTGFNEIHLEARQPGSSIMPGKVNPVIPEAVNLASYQVIANDLAITLAAEAGQLQLNAMEPLIAFKLFESIELLSKAMQMFQTKCIENIQANPAHCQALVENSIGIITALNPYLGYETTTRIAKQANETGTSVLTLIKAENLLSDEVLLDAMSIQNMVHPKQSV; encoded by the coding sequence GTGAATATACAGATCAAAACACGGACAGAGAAAGACTTACTCGGCTACAAAGAAATCCCTGCAGACTATTATTTTGGTATACAAACCTATCGTGCAGTTGAAAACTTTAATCTTAGTCAAAGTAAACTCAGCCACTTTCCATTGTTTATTAAAGCCCTTGCATTAGTGAAATTAGCCTGTGCTGAATCAAATTTTAAATTAAATAAGCTGCCAGAAAATAAATATAACGCAATTAAATATGCCTGTGATCAGCTCACGCAGGGTGCATTTCATGAACAGTTCCCAATTGATATGATTCAAGGTGGCGCTGGTACCTCAACCAATATGAATGCCAATGAAGTGATTGCAAATATTGGCTTAGAATATTTGCAACAAACAAAAGGCGACTATCAATATTTACATCCAAATAATGATGTAAACATGTCGCAATCAACCAATGATGTTTATCCAACCTCGATTAAACTCGGTTTATTGTTTGCGCTTGATCAATTCAACACGCCTTTTACAAATCTAATTCAGAGTTTCCGCGCGAAGTCTGAAGAGTTTTCTGACATCTTAAAAATGGGGCGTACCCAATTACAAGATGCGGTACCAATGACTTTGGGGCAAGAATTCGCAGCCTTTGCAACAACCTTGCAAAATGATTTAAACAAGATCAATCAAATTATGCCTGAAGCTTTAAGTGTGGTTAATTTAGGCGGCACGGCGATTGGGACAGGTATTAATACTGAAGTTGAATACCGCGAGCAGGCAATTAGCGCCCTTTCAAGAATTACCCAGAAAAATATTTCAAGTTCACCTGATTTAATTGAAGCAACTTCAGATATGGGTGATTTTGTTTTACTCTCGAGCTTGTTAAAACGTACAGCGACTAAACTGTCTAAAATTGCCAATGACTTGCGCTTATTGTCGAGTGGCCCACGCACAGGTTTTAATGAGATTCACTTGGAAGCGCGTCAACCGGGTAGTTCGATTATGCCAGGTAAAGTCAATCCAGTGATTCCAGAAGCAGTCAACCTCGCAAGCTATCAAGTTATTGCCAATGATTTAGCAATTACTTTGGCAGCAGAAGCTGGTCAATTACAGCTGAACGCCATGGAACCCCTGATTGCCTTTAAACTGTTCGAGTCGATTGAGTTATTGAGCAAAGCAATGCAAATGTTCCAAACTAAATGTATTGAGAATATCCAAGCCAATCCAGCCCACTGTCAGGCTTTGGTTGAGAACTCAATTGGTATTATTACCGCACTTAATCCGTATTTGGGTTATGAAACGACCACCCGCATTGCTAAACAAGCCAATGAAACAGGTACAAGTGTATTGACTTTAATCAAAGCTGAAAATTTACTTTCTGATGAAGTTTTATTAGATGCAATGTCTATTCAAAATATGGTACATCCAAAGCAATCCGTTTAA
- a CDS encoding tetratricopeptide repeat protein, translating into MPYQKIFFCLMGLSIFSLSSTTFSQACENACGAQTFEFKDLLVDESEQAFEQAEAYDLGFDVQQDKARAFLSYMQLAEQGHQGAQLRLGQKYFFGEDVAENLDQAFIWLSRVAEQGQDEAQYLLGLLYQNEKFAQKDGLKAIDWLTRAANQNLHIAQAQLGQSYELGMDIPVDYAKAHYWYQQAVENGYSPATYRLVVLYANGHGVAKDEAKAFDLLNELNQSNNAAISLSLAENYHYGLDGFPIDLIIAKQWYQRSVDQGYSGAKSILKHLK; encoded by the coding sequence ATGCCATATCAAAAAATATTTTTCTGCTTAATGGGTCTTTCCATATTTAGTTTATCAAGTACCACATTTTCACAAGCCTGTGAGAATGCATGTGGAGCTCAGACATTTGAGTTTAAAGATTTACTGGTCGACGAATCAGAACAAGCTTTTGAACAAGCAGAAGCTTATGATTTAGGTTTTGATGTTCAGCAAGATAAAGCGCGGGCTTTTCTTAGTTATATGCAATTGGCAGAGCAAGGCCATCAAGGTGCGCAATTAAGGTTGGGACAAAAATATTTTTTTGGTGAGGATGTTGCCGAAAATTTAGATCAAGCCTTTATTTGGTTGAGTCGTGTTGCTGAACAGGGGCAGGATGAAGCACAGTATTTACTCGGCCTACTCTATCAAAATGAAAAATTTGCACAAAAGGATGGTTTGAAAGCCATCGATTGGTTAACCCGTGCAGCAAATCAAAACTTACATATTGCCCAAGCTCAGCTTGGGCAAAGTTATGAATTGGGTATGGATATTCCAGTTGATTATGCAAAAGCTCATTACTGGTATCAACAAGCTGTTGAAAATGGTTATTCACCTGCAACATATCGTTTGGTTGTACTCTATGCCAATGGGCATGGTGTAGCCAAAGATGAAGCCAAAGCATTTGATTTACTGAATGAATTAAATCAATCCAATAATGCGGCAATCAGTTTATCTCTGGCTGAAAATTATCATTATGGTTTAGATGGTTTTCCAATTGATTTAATCATTGCAAAGCAATGGTATCAACGTTCAGTCGATCAGGGATATTCAGGTGCGAAGTCAATATTAAAGCATTTGAAATAG
- a CDS encoding histidine phosphatase family protein: MSIVLIRHGQSQANINGRTLSHQTISLTAHGHLQAQALCHQLPAIDHVMVSKYTRTYETAVPLLSQYNLSAEIDEDIHEFSYLSEQRCSNTNMYDRSLWVEAYWEKMDPDYQDAIDAESFAGLYQRVQRFYQRLNLLKAAYQERNLVVFSHGQFLMLFKMLMQQQQALSIELMQQFRFNLIHHPIENTEFFLF, from the coding sequence ATGAGTATTGTTTTAATTCGACATGGTCAAAGCCAAGCCAATATAAATGGTCGGACATTGTCGCATCAGACAATTTCATTAACGGCACATGGGCATTTACAAGCCCAAGCATTATGTCATCAATTACCGGCAATCGATCATGTGATGGTATCTAAATATACACGAACTTATGAAACTGCTGTTCCATTATTGAGTCAATATAATTTAAGCGCTGAGATAGATGAAGATATTCATGAGTTCAGTTATTTATCTGAACAGCGCTGTAGCAATACCAATATGTACGATCGCAGCTTATGGGTAGAAGCATATTGGGAAAAAATGGACCCAGATTATCAAGATGCAATAGATGCTGAATCTTTCGCTGGACTTTATCAGCGAGTACAAAGATTTTATCAACGCTTGAATCTATTAAAAGCTGCTTATCAAGAACGGAATTTAGTCGTTTTTAGTCATGGTCAATTTTTAATGCTATTTAAAATGCTCATGCAGCAACAACAAGCACTCAGTATCGAATTAATGCAGCAATTTCGATTTAACCTGATTCATCATCCAATAGAAAATACAGAATTCTTTTTATTCTAA
- a CDS encoding OmpP1/FadL family transporter has translation MLNKKIGLMIIGLNITITAASAAVIERSNQSVAAFLQRGNYFEAGITVLDPSVQGKANTAYGGGSLANIAEYYTLPQVAVKIQATENLSLGFLYDQPFGASAAYSIGDPKVMANIGVFYQNTERTQVDINTENLTFLAGYQPDKNWNIYAGAAYQSFDMDIKLRGTGFAGRAALGAYNASLKKDNALGWIVGAAYQIPELGRKISFTYRSKIEHDLKTNEYGQSLVLAAEQKNPAAANFNVNSVTALKIPQSINLELQTALSKQLAVFGSLRWVNWKDFSIRPKQFGAISEALGRRGATPDNPKGFDLVKYADDQYAVTVGVGYKFNEKWSGNTNVAWDSGAGDPTTTLGPTNGYWGLGLGLQFSPTPQYFIAGGLKYLIIGDAEAQTAAMYGTKKSIASFKDNHAWGYGLKVGYRF, from the coding sequence ATGCTAAATAAAAAAATAGGACTTATGATCATTGGCTTAAATATAACCATCACAGCTGCATCGGCCGCTGTAATCGAACGATCGAATCAATCTGTTGCTGCCTTTTTACAGCGTGGCAATTATTTTGAAGCTGGAATAACCGTTTTAGATCCAAGTGTTCAGGGAAAAGCGAATACTGCTTATGGTGGTGGTTCATTGGCAAATATTGCTGAATATTACACGCTTCCACAAGTTGCGGTCAAAATACAAGCCACTGAAAATTTGTCGCTCGGCTTTTTATATGATCAGCCTTTTGGTGCATCTGCGGCTTATTCGATTGGTGATCCAAAGGTCATGGCAAATATCGGCGTGTTTTATCAAAACACTGAGCGTACTCAGGTGGATATTAATACAGAAAATCTAACTTTTTTGGCCGGTTATCAACCTGATAAAAATTGGAATATCTATGCAGGTGCTGCCTATCAAAGCTTTGACATGGATATTAAATTACGTGGAACGGGATTTGCTGGACGTGCTGCGCTAGGCGCCTACAACGCCTCACTGAAAAAAGATAATGCATTGGGTTGGATCGTGGGTGCTGCTTACCAGATACCAGAGCTCGGCCGAAAAATCTCGTTTACCTACCGCTCCAAAATTGAACATGATTTAAAGACCAATGAATATGGTCAAAGTCTGGTGCTTGCTGCTGAGCAGAAAAACCCTGCTGCAGCTAATTTTAACGTCAATTCAGTGACTGCTCTGAAAATACCACAATCAATTAATTTAGAATTACAAACAGCACTCAGTAAACAATTGGCTGTATTTGGGAGTCTTCGTTGGGTGAATTGGAAAGATTTTTCGATTCGACCGAAACAGTTTGGTGCAATCTCAGAAGCACTGGGACGTAGAGGGGCAACACCTGATAATCCTAAAGGCTTTGATTTGGTGAAATATGCAGATGACCAATATGCCGTCACCGTGGGTGTCGGTTATAAATTTAATGAAAAATGGTCTGGAAATACCAATGTGGCTTGGGATTCTGGCGCGGGTGATCCAACCACAACGCTAGGTCCAACCAATGGCTATTGGGGGCTTGGATTAGGGCTACAATTTAGTCCAACACCGCAGTATTTTATTGCAGGCGGACTTAAGTATTTAATCATCGGTGATGCCGAGGCACAAACTGCTGCTATGTATGGAACAAAAAAATCTATAGCAAGCTTTAAGGATAATCATGCTTGGGGATATGGTCTTAAAGTGGGTTATCGTTTCTAG
- a CDS encoding FMN-dependent NADH-azoreductase, translating to MKVLHIDSSILAGNSVSRQLSQAIVDQLKVKHDDLKIDYLDLAQQDIPHLTTAILMGENPAQTALTEQLVQQYLDADIVVVGAAMYNFALSSALKAWIDRICAAGKTFKYTENGAVGLAGDKTVYIASSRGGVYGENHPSDFQEAMLKTIFNFTGVDNIQVIRAEGVNMGPELKAKALAEAEQHIQLI from the coding sequence ATGAAAGTTTTACATATCGATAGCAGTATTCTCGCAGGCAATTCTGTTTCACGTCAGCTAAGCCAAGCGATCGTAGACCAATTGAAAGTAAAACATGATGACCTCAAGATTGACTATCTCGATTTAGCCCAACAGGATATTCCACATTTAACAACGGCCATTCTCATGGGTGAAAATCCTGCACAAACGGCTTTAACTGAACAGCTTGTTCAACAATATCTCGATGCAGATATTGTGGTGGTTGGTGCTGCAATGTATAACTTTGCGCTATCTTCCGCATTAAAAGCGTGGATTGACCGTATTTGTGCAGCAGGTAAAACCTTTAAATATACTGAAAATGGTGCTGTTGGTTTAGCCGGTGATAAAACCGTTTATATTGCCAGCAGTCGTGGCGGTGTTTATGGTGAAAACCATCCGAGTGATTTCCAAGAAGCGATGCTCAAAACAATTTTTAATTTTACAGGCGTGGATAATATTCAAGTGATTCGTGCCGAAGGCGTTAATATGGGCCCAGAATTAAAAGCCAAAGCTTTGGCTGAAGCAGAACAACACATTCAATTGATTTAA
- a CDS encoding LysR substrate-binding domain-containing protein, which translates to MSLEIRWIEDLLALEQENSFSKAAALRHVTQSAFTRRIQNIEYSIGFKILKRYSKNIEFTDAGQILLASSKSIQNQLSTTLHYLEKNIKNDELSVKFAVSHSLTTQFFPKFIHALTEEIEALKLEIIASNLEQGMRLLKDGSCDFLICYCDRNTLQQLDDDLFASRKIFSMEVLPVTINDTRYKQYQLDQHFPLLAYSKHAFLRKCVDEVIVNKLNFRTLYETDNAGDLKALVMQGLGVAWLPRLLVESEIQEAKLRIFDTDQYNFYQDVYIIRSKITSSKKIDYIWNFLAG; encoded by the coding sequence ATGTCATTAGAGATTCGATGGATTGAGGATCTACTTGCGCTCGAACAAGAGAATTCCTTTTCTAAAGCTGCGGCACTCCGACATGTTACTCAATCTGCATTTACCCGCAGAATTCAAAATATTGAATACTCAATCGGCTTTAAAATTTTAAAAAGATACAGCAAGAATATCGAGTTCACGGATGCAGGGCAGATCTTGTTGGCATCCTCAAAAAGCATACAAAATCAATTAAGTACAACACTTCATTACCTTGAAAAGAATATTAAAAACGATGAGTTATCAGTTAAGTTTGCAGTCTCACATTCGTTGACGACTCAGTTTTTCCCAAAATTTATTCATGCCTTAACTGAAGAAATTGAGGCACTAAAATTAGAAATTATCGCATCAAATTTAGAGCAAGGCATGCGCTTACTCAAAGATGGTTCATGCGATTTTTTGATTTGTTATTGCGATAGAAATACCTTGCAACAATTAGATGATGACTTATTTGCATCCAGAAAAATCTTTTCGATGGAGGTTTTACCAGTCACAATTAATGATACGCGCTATAAACAATATCAATTAGATCAGCACTTTCCATTGTTAGCCTATAGTAAACATGCCTTTTTAAGAAAATGTGTTGATGAGGTTATCGTCAATAAATTAAACTTTCGGACCTTATATGAAACCGATAATGCAGGTGATTTAAAAGCATTGGTGATGCAAGGTTTGGGCGTCGCTTGGTTGCCGCGGCTTTTGGTTGAGAGTGAAATACAAGAAGCTAAACTGAGAATATTCGACACAGATCAGTATAACTTTTATCAAGATGTTTATATTATTCGCAGTAAAATTACCTCATCTAAAAAAATTGATTATATTTGGAACTTTTTAGCGGGTTGA